One window of the Methanomassiliicoccales archaeon genome contains the following:
- a CDS encoding glycosyltransferase has product MESLRFLMITTFYPPYHIGGDAVHVELLSKNLAKRGHEVHIVHLLDSFLLKARNMNEIKVNNSENDDLVRTYPIKTPYNVLTLVKNYCLGKSRQIDTRMTQIVKDIRPDIIHHHNIAGFGPVILSLKADKTLYTAHDYWLICPRSDLLFFGMKPCRCNIGLACQFCLMLHQRPPQLWRFLKNESKILKGIDVIIAPSKFMKGKLQEKLHEIGLDWMRIEVIYNFVEEPIGDCYPEKINRKNSYFLYVGALEKHKGILELVNLFLKYKDLIENDLIIVGKGSMQSRIVDLIKKNHYEKIHFIGWVDRNTLSTLYQCAEAVIVPSQWYENCPLVVLEAMSHGIPVIARNFGGLSEIVSQIDEKLLYTKPEDLINILQNFQESNFDACKIQQIVREKFSVGKFLMNYVELLGDGITVK; this is encoded by the coding sequence ATGGAGTCGCTAAGGTTCTTGATGATTACCACATTCTATCCGCCATACCATATCGGTGGGGATGCCGTGCATGTTGAACTTCTATCAAAAAACTTGGCAAAGAGGGGCCACGAGGTCCATATAGTTCACCTCCTCGATTCTTTTTTGCTGAAGGCTCGGAACATGAATGAAATAAAAGTCAACAACTCAGAAAATGATGATCTGGTTAGAACTTACCCGATAAAAACCCCGTATAATGTTTTAACGCTCGTCAAAAATTATTGTCTCGGAAAATCAAGACAAATCGATACCCGTATGACACAAATAGTAAAGGATATCCGTCCAGATATAATCCATCACCATAACATTGCTGGGTTTGGTCCTGTTATATTGTCTCTAAAGGCAGATAAAACCCTGTACACCGCTCACGATTATTGGCTCATTTGTCCACGCTCCGATCTCCTGTTTTTTGGAATGAAGCCATGTAGATGCAACATAGGATTGGCCTGCCAATTTTGTTTAATGCTTCATCAGAGGCCTCCACAGCTATGGAGATTTCTCAAGAATGAAAGTAAGATCTTAAAAGGAATCGATGTCATCATTGCACCCAGCAAATTCATGAAAGGAAAACTTCAAGAAAAGCTTCATGAAATTGGTTTAGATTGGATGCGCATAGAAGTAATATATAATTTTGTTGAGGAACCAATTGGGGACTGCTATCCGGAAAAAATAAATCGGAAAAATTCGTATTTTTTGTATGTAGGGGCATTGGAGAAACACAAAGGAATTCTCGAGTTGGTTAATCTCTTTTTGAAGTACAAAGACTTGATAGAAAATGACTTGATCATTGTGGGAAAAGGATCCATGCAATCTAGAATCGTGGATTTAATCAAAAAAAATCATTACGAAAAAATACATTTTATAGGTTGGGTTGATAGGAATACTTTGAGCACTTTATACCAATGTGCAGAGGCTGTGATCGTCCCCTCTCAGTGGTATGAAAATTGCCCGTTGGTAGTATTGGAGGCAATGAGTCACGGCATTCCTGTGATAGCACGAAATTTCGGAGGATTATCTGAGATTGTATCACAAATCGATGAGAAGCTCTTGTACACAAAGCCAGAAGACTTGATCAACATTTTGCAAAATTTCCAAGAGTCTAATTTTGATGCTTGCAAGATACAACAGATTGTGAGGGAGAAATTCTCGGTAGGGAAATTCTTAATGAATTATGTGGAGCTCCTTGGGGATGGAATTACTGTCAAATAA
- a CDS encoding glycosyltransferase family 4 protein: MRVLFLTTEFIPLWGGIGTYAYEITKNFPKDCEVLVVTPFRSWSGNYQPPTELIAEQIPPNIKILHLSYAKDTFFYNLRFQLACARSLHKIIADFQPDIIHSQSSMPDFFLNNREFSGPIVTTVHTTIHSQIDALKTAEIEFSYIGVSERLTFAFDPFLRFLERIYYHRRNHFITVSRYYAGLLHRNFGIDSTNIKVIYNGVDAEVYNRSKAGEARNYFPDIVQEDVPKILFLSRLTGIKGFDIFLKSIPLILSRVDAEFIIAGTGHLKLTDQDILNKYPNYIRYLGYVPHSLKPYLYSICDVFVLPSYHENCPLSLLEAMASELAIIATRVGGIPEIVKNREDGILIANDPSALADAVVTLIEDSNYMRYLGQMARRKVKRSFSWKDAAMRTLAYYEEVIKH, from the coding sequence ATGAGGGTCCTCTTCTTAACGACCGAATTCATCCCATTGTGGGGCGGAATTGGCACATATGCCTATGAAATCACGAAAAATTTTCCAAAAGACTGCGAAGTACTTGTAGTAACCCCCTTCAGGAGCTGGAGTGGCAACTATCAACCTCCGACTGAGCTTATAGCCGAGCAAATTCCGCCCAATATAAAGATTTTACATCTCTCATACGCAAAGGACACCTTCTTTTACAATCTAAGATTTCAATTAGCGTGTGCGAGAAGTCTTCATAAGATTATTGCAGATTTTCAGCCAGACATAATTCATTCTCAAAGTTCGATGCCGGATTTTTTTTTGAATAATCGAGAATTTTCTGGACCTATAGTAACTACTGTCCATACAACAATTCATAGCCAAATTGACGCATTGAAGACTGCCGAAATCGAATTTTCTTATATTGGTGTCTCAGAGCGGTTGACATTTGCCTTTGACCCCTTTCTGAGGTTTCTTGAACGGATCTATTATCATCGAAGGAATCATTTCATCACGGTTTCAAGGTATTATGCAGGTTTGCTGCACCGAAATTTTGGTATTGACTCCACTAATATCAAGGTCATTTACAACGGAGTGGATGCAGAGGTGTATAATAGATCGAAGGCAGGCGAAGCAAGAAATTATTTTCCAGATATTGTTCAGGAAGATGTGCCAAAGATTTTATTTTTATCGAGGTTGACTGGAATTAAAGGTTTCGATATTTTTTTGAAAAGTATACCTTTAATATTGAGCAGAGTGGATGCAGAATTCATAATCGCAGGTACGGGTCATTTGAAGCTGACAGATCAAGACATATTGAACAAGTATCCTAATTATATTCGTTATTTAGGTTACGTACCACATAGTCTTAAACCATATTTGTATTCAATATGCGATGTATTTGTACTCCCCTCATACCATGAGAATTGTCCGTTAAGCTTGCTCGAAGCGATGGCATCGGAGCTGGCGATAATAGCTACAAGGGTTGGTGGAATCCCCGAGATTGTTAAGAATCGTGAAGATGGGATTCTTATTGCAAATGATCCAAGTGCATTGGCAGATGCTGTAGTTACTCTTATCGAAGATTCCAATTACATGCGGTATCTTGGTCAAATGGCAAGAAGGAAGGTGAAAAGATCTTTTTCTTGGAAGGACGCTGCAATGAGAACTCTAGCATACTATGAGGAGGTGATCAAGCATTGA
- the ispD gene encoding 2-C-methyl-D-erythritol 4-phosphate cytidylyltransferase gives MSVSAIILAAGIGERFGGEKQFARLNGKIVTQYSIDVFRACSSIDKIIVVANDVNKANQVLKDVDKVVAGGFRRQDSSYNGLLACDSNTEYVLIHDASRPMITKEMIERLIDTLNSGVEGVALGWPAVDTISLVDKKGSIISIPDRRFVRRHQTPQGFDYKKILKAYESVPGNITFTDDVSVFKYAGYECRIIPGDEINIKITTPVDLFIAERISQWRSMKVKIPRLSGKRVLVFGGTGGIGKEVVKLLHQNGAEVVSLGKKDADLRVEKLPDWMYAVSWDTIIHCAGVLRKNTVTLDSLKDFDEMMTINARSLILICDLATKTMKEGGSIVVIGSSSAWKGRKGYTYYSASKAALNNLVEGLSEELAPYRIRINCVNPSRTRTASIREFYPNDPDDSFLDPAYVAKVVVSLCFTNETGQIINIRKNMSNFMEEYVNSSTKGSN, from the coding sequence ATGAGCGTTTCGGCAATCATCTTGGCTGCTGGCATAGGTGAACGTTTTGGAGGGGAAAAACAATTTGCGAGGCTTAATGGAAAAATCGTGACTCAGTATTCTATTGATGTCTTTCGAGCTTGTTCTTCGATTGACAAGATCATTGTGGTTGCAAATGATGTTAACAAGGCAAATCAAGTTCTCAAGGACGTAGACAAGGTCGTCGCAGGTGGTTTTAGACGGCAAGACTCTTCCTATAATGGGCTTTTGGCATGCGATTCAAATACCGAATACGTATTGATACATGACGCCAGTCGCCCTATGATTACTAAGGAAATGATTGAAAGGCTGATCGATACGCTTAATTCAGGAGTCGAGGGAGTGGCGCTGGGTTGGCCAGCAGTCGATACCATCTCACTCGTTGATAAGAAAGGCTCGATCATATCGATACCAGACCGAAGATTTGTACGGAGACATCAGACACCGCAGGGGTTCGATTACAAAAAGATACTGAAAGCGTATGAGAGTGTACCAGGAAACATCACATTCACAGACGACGTATCGGTGTTCAAGTACGCCGGATATGAATGTCGTATCATTCCGGGTGATGAAATCAATATCAAGATAACTACTCCAGTAGATCTGTTTATAGCCGAGAGGATATCGCAATGGAGGTCGATGAAGGTTAAGATTCCTAGACTTTCTGGAAAAAGAGTTCTAGTTTTCGGCGGAACTGGTGGCATAGGAAAGGAAGTTGTGAAGCTTTTGCACCAAAATGGTGCAGAGGTTGTATCTTTAGGAAAGAAAGATGCGGATCTGAGAGTGGAAAAACTCCCCGATTGGATGTATGCTGTTTCCTGGGATACTATAATACATTGTGCAGGTGTATTGAGAAAGAACACGGTGACCTTAGACTCATTAAAGGATTTTGACGAAATGATGACGATTAATGCGAGAAGTCTCATTCTTATTTGCGACTTGGCTACAAAAACTATGAAAGAAGGAGGATCCATAGTTGTTATCGGTAGCAGTTCGGCCTGGAAAGGAAGAAAAGGTTATACGTATTATTCGGCCTCAAAAGCTGCTCTCAATAATCTCGTTGAAGGTCTTTCCGAAGAACTAGCCCCATATAGAATTCGAATCAATTGTGTAAATCCGTCGAGAACGAGAACAGCGTCAATCAGGGAATTTTATCCGAATGATCCCGACGATTCTTTTCTAGATCCAGCATATGTGGCAAAAGTTGTTGTTTCACTTTGCTTTACTAATGAGACAGGTCAAATAATCAACATTCGAAAAAACATGAGCAATTTCATGGAAGAGTATGTTAACTCTTCCACAAAAGGATCGAACTAA
- a CDS encoding CDP-glycerol glycerophosphotransferase family protein encodes MNKPLAYLNTARKIIQKFTSVLFDLFLVLGSYLISKDAKTLVFTSHDGTKFVGNPKFLYYYFRHKYKVVWITCNRALCANLKRRGINAVHTFSPEGIRAVLKARWIIVDNFLNGAFATSCIACFGRFKILQTWHGAGYKVSGVLDPNARKTFFARLTTHLYIKSFDLVLATSPLNVEYLRKEFRGARIALTGYPRNDCLFNRNMSGIDLENILPREGIKRIIMYAPTFRENQMFNPFTNEFLNEMNQWLRNTRSILLIKKHPYDQALHLPSGYSNIIDISDKIDDIQELLIYVDVLITDYSSVATDYVLLDRPMIFYVFDYDDYKKNCRPLFLDIHEGLPGPFAYNQEDVLQLLRDLSWFNDSTYRKRYREFRDRFHYFVDGNSCKRVEELLFECKSP; translated from the coding sequence ATGAACAAACCCCTAGCATATTTAAATACGGCTAGAAAGATCATACAAAAGTTCACCAGTGTTCTTTTCGATCTATTTTTGGTACTTGGCTCCTATCTCATATCAAAAGACGCTAAAACGCTTGTATTTACGTCTCATGATGGTACGAAATTCGTCGGAAATCCGAAGTTCTTGTACTATTACTTCCGTCATAAGTATAAAGTGGTCTGGATAACATGTAATCGTGCTCTTTGTGCAAATTTGAAAAGAAGAGGGATTAACGCTGTACATACCTTTTCACCAGAAGGAATCAGAGCTGTACTTAAAGCCCGGTGGATAATAGTAGATAATTTCTTGAATGGAGCTTTTGCCACATCCTGCATCGCATGCTTTGGAAGATTTAAGATTTTGCAAACTTGGCATGGTGCAGGATATAAAGTATCTGGAGTTTTGGATCCAAATGCAAGAAAGACATTCTTTGCAAGACTCACAACTCATCTCTATATAAAATCGTTTGATCTGGTATTGGCTACATCCCCTTTGAATGTTGAGTACCTGAGAAAGGAATTTAGAGGGGCAAGAATCGCACTTACGGGATATCCCCGAAACGACTGTTTATTCAATCGGAATATGAGCGGTATTGATCTAGAGAATATTCTTCCTCGAGAAGGGATCAAGAGAATAATAATGTACGCCCCTACATTCAGGGAAAATCAAATGTTCAATCCTTTCACAAATGAATTCTTGAACGAGATGAATCAGTGGCTAAGAAACACTCGTAGCATCTTATTGATAAAAAAACATCCATACGACCAGGCACTTCATTTGCCATCCGGATATAGCAACATTATTGACATTTCTGACAAAATTGATGACATACAAGAACTCTTAATTTATGTTGATGTTCTCATAACGGATTACAGTAGCGTTGCAACGGATTATGTATTACTGGATAGACCTATGATTTTTTACGTGTTTGATTATGATGATTATAAGAAGAATTGCAGGCCATTATTCTTGGATATTCATGAAGGGTTGCCAGGTCCATTTGCATACAACCAGGAGGACGTTCTTCAGCTCCTTCGAGATCTCAGTTGGTTTAACGATTCTACATACAGGAAAAGATATAGAGAATTTAGAGATAGATTTCACTATTTCGTTGATGGAAATTCATGCAAAAGAGTCGAAGAACTATTATTCGAGTGCAAAAGTCCTTAG
- the acs gene encoding acetate--CoA ligase, which produces MDLKEAKHKENIYEEFENRIVPPSWRGRVQKAGDYKRMNDEISGDKGSVKRWWAEWASQMPWFKKWTQTLDESKPPFYRWFVGGETNLCHLCVDWQIIRGKKNKIALIWEGEGVDEKGEPIEKRTMTYGDLYTEVNRTSQALKSRVGVKKGDIVTIYMPMIPEAVVYMLSLQRIGAPHSVVFSGFSAEALATRIIDAKSRIVITADAAYRRGKLIHLKAIVDEAVEICKAEGHEVEKVIVVKRAGNEISWHEGRDEWHHDLVNDVPRRTFAPCVPLNSNDFSFILYTSGTTGRPKAVQHSVGGYAVGVYATTKMVFDINDNDVYFCTADIGWITGHSYVVYGPLMHGATVVIYEGAPDFPSVDRWAGIIERYGVTIFYTAPTAIRMLMRFDEKNYKKHDLSSLRICHSVGEPINPEAWKWYYRVFGGENAISSSTWWMTETGCIMTGHFPGMGRVFPLKPGTNGFPIPPVKMVVLDEEGAPVPPGQRGYLAIANPWPSMLMTLYNDDERFVEAYYGKYRHRGWYYYAGDFAVIDEDGYIWGLGRADDVIKVAGHRIGSAEVESAMVKHEAVAEAACVGKSHEVKGEIPLIFAVVKKGYSTDNGLHEELRNHLKETMGSFVAADAAITFISMLPKTRSGKIMRRLLKAVAEGVPMGDVTTLESEVAVEEAMRAYEMVRAALGLNILHRDK; this is translated from the coding sequence ATGGACCTCAAAGAAGCCAAGCACAAGGAAAACATCTACGAGGAATTCGAGAACCGCATTGTCCCGCCATCGTGGAGGGGGCGCGTGCAGAAAGCGGGAGATTACAAAAGAATGAACGACGAAATATCGGGAGACAAGGGAAGCGTCAAGAGGTGGTGGGCGGAGTGGGCATCTCAGATGCCTTGGTTTAAGAAGTGGACTCAGACTTTGGACGAAAGCAAACCCCCGTTCTACAGGTGGTTCGTCGGTGGGGAAACGAACCTCTGCCATCTCTGCGTTGACTGGCAGATCATAAGGGGAAAGAAGAACAAGATAGCGTTGATTTGGGAAGGAGAGGGTGTGGACGAGAAAGGGGAACCAATCGAGAAAAGGACGATGACTTATGGCGATCTTTATACGGAGGTGAACAGGACTTCCCAGGCGCTAAAAAGCAGGGTGGGAGTGAAGAAAGGGGACATCGTCACGATCTACATGCCCATGATCCCCGAAGCCGTCGTGTACATGCTCTCCCTTCAGAGAATCGGTGCCCCGCACAGCGTCGTCTTCAGCGGATTCAGTGCTGAGGCATTGGCCACAAGGATCATCGATGCGAAGTCTCGAATCGTTATCACGGCCGATGCAGCTTACCGAAGGGGGAAACTCATTCATCTCAAGGCGATTGTTGACGAGGCCGTGGAAATTTGCAAGGCGGAAGGGCATGAAGTCGAGAAGGTCATCGTCGTGAAGAGAGCGGGTAATGAAATTTCATGGCACGAGGGAAGGGACGAATGGCATCATGATCTTGTAAACGATGTTCCTCGCAGAACATTTGCCCCCTGCGTGCCCCTCAATTCAAATGACTTCAGCTTCATCCTTTACACCTCGGGAACAACGGGCAGGCCGAAGGCGGTCCAGCACAGCGTCGGTGGTTATGCCGTCGGGGTATACGCCACGACGAAGATGGTCTTCGACATCAACGACAACGACGTGTATTTCTGCACTGCCGACATCGGCTGGATCACGGGCCACTCGTATGTTGTTTACGGGCCTTTAATGCACGGTGCCACCGTCGTCATATACGAGGGTGCACCCGATTTCCCTTCAGTTGATAGATGGGCGGGCATCATCGAACGCTACGGCGTCACGATCTTCTACACAGCCCCTACAGCCATCAGGATGCTCATGCGCTTCGATGAAAAAAATTACAAGAAGCATGATCTCTCTTCACTCCGCATATGCCACAGCGTAGGCGAGCCCATCAACCCCGAGGCGTGGAAATGGTACTATAGGGTTTTTGGCGGAGAGAATGCCATCTCATCGAGCACCTGGTGGATGACTGAGACCGGATGCATCATGACCGGTCACTTCCCAGGCATGGGCAGGGTATTCCCCCTCAAGCCCGGCACAAACGGCTTCCCCATACCCCCTGTGAAAATGGTGGTTCTTGATGAGGAGGGTGCTCCTGTTCCCCCAGGGCAGCGGGGATACCTTGCCATTGCCAACCCTTGGCCCTCGATGCTCATGACGCTCTACAACGACGATGAGAGATTCGTCGAAGCGTATTATGGTAAATACAGGCACAGGGGATGGTACTATTACGCGGGCGATTTCGCGGTCATAGATGAGGATGGCTACATCTGGGGCCTCGGGAGGGCGGACGACGTCATCAAGGTGGCTGGTCATAGAATTGGATCCGCTGAAGTGGAATCGGCCATGGTCAAACACGAGGCGGTGGCCGAGGCGGCGTGCGTGGGGAAGAGTCACGAAGTCAAAGGCGAAATTCCCTTGATATTCGCCGTGGTCAAGAAAGGATACAGCACGGACAACGGCCTTCACGAGGAGTTGAGGAATCATCTGAAGGAGACCATGGGTTCCTTCGTTGCAGCGGACGCTGCCATCACCTTCATCAGCATGTTGCCAAAGACAAGAAGCGGCAAGATCATGCGTCGCCTCCTGAAGGCGGTGGCCGAAGGAGTTCCCATGGGCGACGTCACGACACTAGAAAGCGAGGTTGCCGTGGAGGAGGCAATGAGGGCGTATGAGATGGTGAGAGCAGCCCTTGGCCTGAATATCTTGCATCGCGATAAATGA
- a CDS encoding radical SAM protein yields MNILILNPPRLEHRISVIREDRCEITDRYAIIPPYSLITIASILRNNGHHIHFIDANGVGLSYDQIDELVNFSHFDILIFRFTPTTFDWDMRIAELSKRRNPNIMTIGICLTLHKLGKEVMKKAPFLDYYLPIDWDELISDVVCGISESHLSGLVGVYYRERGDIVFYPHRVSGKVILDWPMPAYDLLPDLRHYRPNAPINGNYMIMYSSKGCPFQCAFCTVARTRHKMRSVENIIRELEHLYINYNVRTVSFFDETFTISKPRLMEICNEIAQKMPNLRWYCNTRVNLVDEDILRIMREGGCRGISFGIESGSQRILDAVNKGTRVDDAVRAINMAKRAGLKVFASFIFGLPGENYESINETMIFIRSTLPHGAQFNVAVPYPGTDLYEYARKTNMLDDDVSWTQLYQHKAILRTSQLSQNELERLRKNAYIRFYLNPKWLLQNVIWVINHVEDLSLGMRYYVKCMLNIMLHGMEHAH; encoded by the coding sequence TTGAACATTCTAATATTAAATCCTCCGAGATTGGAACACAGAATATCCGTTATCAGGGAAGATCGCTGTGAAATTACTGACAGATATGCGATAATCCCTCCGTATTCACTGATAACTATCGCATCCATACTGAGGAATAACGGTCACCATATTCATTTCATTGATGCAAATGGTGTTGGTCTTTCATATGATCAAATCGACGAACTTGTTAATTTCTCTCACTTTGATATCCTCATATTCAGATTTACGCCAACAACCTTCGATTGGGACATGAGAATTGCAGAGTTATCAAAACGGCGGAATCCGAATATTATGACAATTGGTATATGCCTTACACTTCACAAGCTGGGAAAAGAAGTGATGAAGAAGGCTCCTTTCCTCGATTATTACCTTCCAATCGATTGGGATGAATTGATATCCGATGTTGTATGCGGTATTTCAGAAAGCCATCTTAGTGGACTCGTAGGCGTCTATTACCGTGAAAGAGGTGATATCGTATTCTATCCGCATCGAGTATCTGGCAAAGTAATCCTTGATTGGCCTATGCCTGCATATGATTTGTTGCCTGATTTGAGGCATTATAGACCGAATGCCCCAATAAATGGCAATTACATGATAATGTACAGTAGTAAGGGATGCCCATTTCAATGTGCTTTTTGTACTGTTGCAAGGACGAGGCATAAAATGAGGTCCGTTGAAAATATCATTAGAGAACTCGAGCATTTATATATTAATTATAACGTGAGAACAGTTTCCTTTTTTGATGAGACTTTTACAATCAGCAAGCCAAGGCTCATGGAAATTTGTAATGAGATAGCTCAGAAGATGCCTAATCTAAGATGGTATTGTAATACACGAGTTAATCTGGTAGATGAAGATATTCTCAGAATTATGAGAGAGGGTGGATGCAGGGGGATATCTTTCGGGATAGAAAGCGGAAGTCAAAGAATACTTGATGCAGTTAATAAGGGCACAAGAGTTGATGATGCAGTTAGAGCGATCAATATGGCAAAAAGAGCTGGTTTGAAGGTTTTTGCAAGCTTTATTTTTGGTCTTCCGGGCGAAAATTACGAATCGATCAATGAGACTATGATATTTATCAGATCTACACTCCCACATGGTGCGCAATTCAATGTCGCAGTCCCGTATCCTGGAACGGATCTTTACGAATATGCTAGGAAGACGAATATGCTTGACGACGATGTATCGTGGACTCAACTCTACCAGCATAAAGCCATTTTGAGAACTAGTCAGCTTTCTCAGAATGAGCTTGAGAGACTAAGGAAAAACGCGTACATTAGATTTTATCTAAATCCAAAGTGGCTATTGCAAAATGTAATCTGGGTAATAAACCATGTTGAAGATCTGAGCCTCGGAATGAGATACTATGTCAAATGCATGCTTAACATCATGCTTCATGGAATGGAACATGCCCATTGA
- a CDS encoding glycosyltransferase family 2 protein, with amino-acid sequence MQFKNVAVLIPAYNEELTIGSLVLKSKKHVDEVIIVNDGSSDKTSEIARMAGALVVDLPNNGGKASAIMKGIEFVRNQGYQACVLLDGDGQHDPDEIPRVLEPVLKGEADLVIGSRFLDLKSRVPLYRKAGQEILNIVTNLGTRQRITDSQSGFRALSASAIQNFNFHSHGYAIESDMILRLSEKGMRIKEVPISSRYDVPNGHKKKPFSHGLQVFAKVIRFVTQRRPLLVVGVPGFSIFLTGLVLGIFSLMETTFFGWGWLFQTALSVFLFIIGMVLGLNALVLNSIVSMMETNK; translated from the coding sequence ATGCAGTTCAAGAACGTGGCGGTACTGATTCCCGCTTACAACGAAGAGCTGACTATCGGAAGCCTCGTGCTGAAATCGAAGAAGCACGTAGATGAGGTCATCATCGTCAATGATGGATCTTCGGACAAGACTTCGGAGATTGCGAGAATGGCTGGTGCGCTCGTCGTCGATCTTCCAAATAATGGAGGAAAGGCGTCAGCAATCATGAAAGGTATCGAATTTGTAAGAAACCAAGGCTATCAGGCGTGCGTGCTTCTTGATGGCGACGGACAGCATGATCCCGATGAAATACCCCGAGTTCTCGAACCTGTTCTGAAGGGAGAGGCTGATCTCGTCATCGGCTCAAGATTTTTGGACTTGAAGAGCAGAGTTCCTCTTTATCGAAAGGCTGGACAGGAAATTCTGAACATCGTGACGAATCTCGGCACGAGACAAAGGATCACAGACTCGCAATCCGGATTTAGGGCGTTAAGCGCCTCAGCAATCCAGAATTTCAATTTTCACTCTCATGGATATGCAATAGAGTCTGACATGATCCTTCGTTTATCCGAAAAAGGCATGAGAATCAAGGAAGTTCCCATTTCGTCGAGGTATGATGTGCCGAATGGTCATAAGAAAAAACCATTTTCTCATGGGCTTCAGGTATTCGCAAAAGTAATACGATTTGTAACGCAGAGAAGACCGCTCCTGGTCGTCGGCGTTCCAGGCTTTTCGATTTTCTTAACAGGGCTTGTCTTAGGAATATTTAGTTTGATGGAGACTACATTTTTTGGCTGGGGATGGTTGTTTCAGACTGCTTTGTCAGTTTTTCTGTTCATCATTGGAATGGTCTTAGGGTTGAATGCTTTGGTCCTTAATTCAATTGTTTCGATGATGGAGACTAATAAGTGA